ACGATAGGGGGTAACCTGTATGGCATCTGTGATTCTGCTGGTGAAACAGACGGAGGACGATGAGAAGGTTATTTATCGATTCGGACCGAATGAGCGAAAGATGGGGCTCATTGAGATGAATAAGATCAAGGAAAGTGTGAGGGAACTGGAACCTGTCCAGGTGGATGGGGTAAGCCCGAGTTTTTTCTTTAATCGAGCTGCGCAGCGACTGGTACGATGTTTATTCAGGGAAGGCGGCAAGTTCCCGGAACGAACGACGTTTGAATCATAGTTTCAGTACCGCAAAAATAAGTCCACAACCCTGCTCATGGGTCATGGACTTATTTTTCATTTCAGAACGTTTTGGCATAAGAGATCAGTGCCGTAATTGTGATGATATTAAGCAACGTTGAGATTAGTACCGTCTGGGCTGCAAAATCTGGTTCGTTATCGTATTCTTCCGCGAGAATGGATGCGTTGACACCCGTCGGCATACCCGAAGCGATAATGAGTGCCTGCGCAGAGATACCTTCCAATCCAAGCAGTAGCACAATTGAAATTCCGATAGCTGGGCCAATCAGAAGACGCAAAAATGTGCTAATATACACATCAAGGCGATACAGTTGAATTGGATATTTTACAATCTGTGCCCCGAGTGTCAGAAGCGCCACGGCAACCATACTTTGCTGCGCATAGGTCAGTGGCATGGACAGGAACGTAGGCAAGGGAACCTTCCACATGTGTAACAGAATCCCCAGCAAGAGTGCATACGGAACGGGCATTTTAAGAAATCCAATAATCACGGCACGGTAATTACCTTTGAGCTTCGCGCCCTGAATGGACAACACGCCATAGGTAAATGTCAGTAATGCCTGCAAAGACATGACCAGTGCCTGAATGGAAGAGGCGAGTGGATCCCCGCGGAATACCAGTGCATTGATGGGCAGTCCATAGTTGCCTGCGTTATCCAGCATAATACTGTTGTTGAAAGCAGCCTTCATGCCTTTATTCATCCGAAGCGAGCGCGCAAATACAGAACCTACAATATAGAGAATCGATACATATATCGCGTAAAAGAGTGTCACGGTCCCAAGCAGTTCGCCCGACATATCCGAGTGGTACATGCTCATAAAGACGGCTGCGGGGGTAATACAATAGAAATTGATTTTGGCGAGGGTGTACAAGTCCAGCTTGAACACCTTTTGCATCCAGGACCCGACGGCGATCAGGAGAAAGACGGGCAGGACGACTTCAAGCATGATGTCTGCAATCATTAGTTCAGCTTCCTTTTTCATGAAAATTTCAATCCGATTTCGAAAATACTTTGCTTATTATATCATTTTATACACACACGAAAGATTTAATTAGCTAAAAAAGATAAGGGGGCTTCCCATCATGATTCCAGATCATCTGGATGTTGGTTTATCGATATTGTTTATTGGTTTCAATCCGAGCATTACGTCTGGAGAGACGGGTCATCATTATGCTTACAAAGGAAACCGGTTCTGGCGCATCCTTGAACGGTCGGGATTAACCCCGCGTTTATATGATGCACAGGAGGATGGAGAGTTGCTGAAGCTGGGATATGGATTCACGAATATTGTGGCCCGGCCCACCAGAGGTATGGAGGATATTACGAAGGAAGAGTACGCAGAAGGACGACAGATTTTACGGCAAAAGCTGGAGGAATACCGACCGGACATCGCTTGTTTTGTCGGAAAAGGTGTATACACCCAGTACAGCAAACGTGCCAAAGTGCAATGGGGATTCCAGGACGACCCGGTCGTCAAGGAAATTCAGGAGTTCGTCGCTCCGTCGTCCAGTGGACTCGTGCGCATGTCGATGGATGAGATTGTGGCGATCTATTCCCAGCTTGCTGATTTTGTTGCGGAGAAGAACAGGGAAGATTAAGAGGCGAGTAAGCAGAGTTCACCCAGTCGGCTTTGCCGATAAGGGCGAATTCTTTTTTTTGGATAAAGTGAGAGGTTTCGGGAACGGCTTCCGTCTATATAGTACAGAACCATGCATGGAAGCTGTAGAGAAGGGGGATTACATGAATCAACAGATACCGGAGGAGGAGCTTATTCAGCGCATTGTTGCAGGGGATAAGCAGTTGTTCTCCGTGCTTGTGGATCGATATAAAAATAAAATCTACGGCATCATGCGCGGAATGGGCGCGAGTCATCCGGATGCACAGGATCTCGCTCAGGATACGTTCATTCGCATCTATCGTTATCTCCCGTCGCGGCGGGAGGGAAGAAGTTTCTCGTCGTGGGTGTACACCATTGCGGTGAATAGGATGCGGGATTTTATACGGGAAAAGAAACCCGTCATGTCTTCGGTCGATCAGGGGATCGAACCTGTCAGTAATGAAACACCTGAAAAGCGTGTGCTGCATAAAGAGATGCAGCGTGAAATATACCGACAGCTCGAACAGTTACCTGAATCGTATCGCCTGGTGTTATTACTGAAGTACACAAACGAGTTGAGCTATGAAGAGATTGCAGACATTACAGGCATGAGTTCAACCAAAGTGCGCAACGCCCTTTATCGCGGAAAAAAAACGCTGAGGAAGCAAATGGAACGCAAAGGAGGTGTAGCCACATATGAAGCCTATTTCAAAGGATGAAGATCGGTTGTGGGAAGAGCATTTGTATCGAGAGGAGCCAGATGCGGATTTTACGCTTAAGGTCATGCAGAAGCTGGATGACGTGTCTATGGAAAATGGAGAAGATGAGTATCCATGGTCGAGAAAGGTGCCCAAAACAAGATGGATATACCGTACGGGGATTGTGGCTGCGGCTATGCTCCTTTTTGGAGGAGGTGCATGGCTGGCTTGGGATCGAACAGGTGCGCCCGAGCAGCCAGTGGTGAGCGCTGTAAATATTCCTCGTTTACCAGATATACCAGTACCTACGGAATTAAGAGAGGCGTTCCTCACTGAAGATTATAAGCGATTGAAGCCACCAGGGCTTGTGGTTAATCCGAACATTCAGATTGAAGATCAGGGATACACATTCGAGATCAAAGATGTGCTTGTCGATCGTTCACAAATTGTGTTTTTAACGGAGCAAACTAGCCCGGATGACATCAGGATACCAGTCGTTACTCCAGAAGCAGGGAAGATTCATATTACAGATGTACATGGTAATTTGGTTGCTGTTCCTGTAGTGAATTCCCAGCCTAGTGGTATAAATTATCGAAAATTCGTATTTCAATTAAATGATGTTATTCCAGATCAGATTGTCGTACGCGGAGAATTAGACTTTTTAAAAATACCTGATTATTATGATGCGGGTACTAACACAACAGTAAAAAATAATACAACAGTAGATTGGAGTTTCGAATTCAACATCGACATGACAAAAGCAAAAGCAATGGCTACTATGACTCCTATGAATAACACGTATACCACGCCGGAGGGGTTAAAGCTAGACATGACGCAACTTGTGAGAACGCCAAACGGAACCCGCCTTGATGTGAATGTCAGTTTGAATGATCAACTGCAGGCAAAAGTGGGTGAGGATTGGAAGGAACAGATGGATATTCTGTATCACATTGAAATTCCTGAAACCAATGAGTATAGAATATTTAACGGAAGCAGGCCTTACACTCGACAGGCGAAGTTCAGGCTCCGTGATCTGAGTGAAGCGAACGAAAATGGTGGTTGGTTGAAACTATCGGAGACGTGGGACCCCGCATTTGTGACGGTGGACGCGAAGAATATTCGCTTTGTATTAGATGGCTACACTTTACCAGTCAAGGAAGAGAAGTCTATCGAAATTGATCTTGAACAACTCCCTCTCAAGACCACAACATTTGAGCAATCGGGTGACAGCGTCGTTTTGAATGGATATAACTTTGATGCAGAAAGAGGGGTTTATATTCCATCGGGTAATGGAACCGATGACCAGCATTCTCTTGTATTGTTAGGAAGTGCAGAGTTCTCCAACGAAATTGTCGGGGACAAATGGGTGGCGGTTGATCGTGAAGGAATCGAATATCCCGTTTCAATTCTAAATTCGTTTAAAGAGATAAATAATGACGAAAAATATGTTACAGGTGATCTTAAATTAATGGTTCATGGCCTCTATCAGAATTCTGCAACCAAGTTCACCTTGAAACGATCGGTTGTTCATCGTGAGTATCGCGATGTGAATTGGGAAGTGGATCTTCCGTCGTACGATAGCCTGCCTTGGCTGAAATAACCAGTAGTACAATTCTCAGACATGAAGTAAATGAAGTTTTGAATGGATGTATAAGGATGGATCAACAGATTTAAGTGTGGATGTATAGACATATAAGCATATAAGCCTAATATACGAAAAGGCCCTGCATAATGGTATGCGGGGCCTCTTTTGTATGTACCAGATTTACGGCGAGGGCAAGTACCTAACGAATTCATCTTCAGAAAAGTACAGTTACCCTCCCCGAATTATGCCGATTCCCTTGGAATCAACGTAGTCGATAACATAACGGTCTCTTTCGGCGTTCCCGGGCGTTCGATCCGGCGTTGTAAAGCTTCAACGGCACGCTGTCCGAGTTCCTCTTTGCACAGGTTAACCGTGGTCAGAGGCGGGGAAGACGTAACGGCAGAGTGTACATTGTCGATACCGATGACAAGACAATCTTTAGGCGTGGAGATGCCCATCTCCTTTAATTTGTGCATCCATTGCAAAGCAATATCATCATTAACACCAATCCAGGCATCGGGACGTTTGTCATCTGGCATGTTTTGAATGGTGGTAGCCAATTGGTTAACCCATTCGCCGTTCTCATACGGAATGTTCCATTCTCTGAAGCTGGTCGTATGACTGGTGTCCACATGGAAATGGTTCAGAGCCAACTCAATCCCGATCTTCCGCTGCGCGAAGCTGGCAGCACGACCATCATCTGTGATGAGGCCGATCCGTTGGCAATTCATAGACATTAGATATCTCGCGACGGTGATACCAGCTTCCAGATTATCATGGCTGATCGTATCACAATTCAGCAGGGGTTCCTGATGATCTACCAAAATAATAGGCCGACCCGTCTGAGAGAGTCGTTGCAGAACCGTATGCGGGAAAGCCCCCATGACAATAATCCCGGCACAACGTTCCCAGTCCAAGTGAGGAGCAATAGCTTTTTCGGGAGAGGTGTTCTCGTCCGTCACTCCGAGTGAGGGGGATACAATGGCATGATGCCAACTACGCTCATTACAGGCGGAGATCATGCCTGACAGAACACGTTGCCAGTAGTGAGGTTCACCGCGGTTGAGCTGATTCATGCATATGAGAACAAACGGGGGATCGGAAGGATCCGCATGGTTTGCGGCAGCAGGACTGTTGGTAGCACCCGGAGTACTTTGGCGATATCCTAAAGCCCGAGCGAGTTCGAGTACCCGTGCGCGTGTCGCTTCACTGACACCCGTCTTGCCACTGAGTGCGCGGGAGACGGCATATTTGGATAATCCGAGCTGGTCAGCCAGCGTCTGAATGGATACTTTACGTGACATATCATTACTCCTTCATTTGACGATCATCTTCTGACACAGTACACTTACAAATAATAATGTTATTATAATTTATCATAACAAAAATAACAATATAAATTGGAGTGCTAGATCCAATCTATATATGTTCAACTAAACATTTACACGATAACGGAGAGGGCAGAAAAAACTGAAAAAGCGAAGCTAAAAGCTTTCGGCAAGAAAGCTGCATCGGAAGCATAAACTTCGCCTTTATCACCGGATTTCCCCTTGAGAAAGGGGATCGAAAAAATCTGGGGATAACAGCGATTGGAAAGTTGTTCTGTCATCGTAGTGCCAGTGTAAAAATTTATTAGCTGAACTTAAATAAACCAATTCAAAGGAGACGACATCCATGGAACAGTTCAGATTACCGAAAATCCCTATGCCGCAACTGGAATTACCGCAAGCTGTGCAGGATATTCTGACTGAGGCGGACGAGCGTTTGCAACATCGACCGAGGTTGCTGGCTCAGTTTCGCAATTGTTTTCCCAATACGCTGGAAACGACCACAAAGCTTCTCGATGATGGAACAACCTTTGTGATTACAGGGGATATTCCGGCGATGTGGTTAAGGGATTCCGTAGAGCAGGTCATGCATTATGTTCCGCTTGCAAAGGATGACGAGAAGTTGCAGCATATTATCGGGGGGCTGATCAAACGCCATACGTTCTACGCTGATATGGACATCTATGCCAATGCGTTCAATGAAACGGCTAATGGTTGGCATTGGGATGCCAATGATGAGACAGAGATGTCACCTTGGGTATGGGAACGGAAGTTTGAGCTGGATTCTCTTTGTTTCTCCATGAAGCTGGCTTATACATATTGGCGGGAGACTGAACTTACGGATATATTCGATGAGCGCTTCAAGAAAGTGATGGAGAATATCGTACAACTATGGGAGACAGAACAGCATCATACAGAACGTTCATCTTACCGGTTCATGCGTCGTAATTGTCCAGCCCATGATACGCTGCGTAATGAAGGATTGGGCATGCCGGTGAATTATACGGGGATGATCTGGTCCGGATTTCGTCCGAGTGATGATGCCTGTGATTTTCATTATAATATTCCGGCGAACATGTTCGCTGCGGTAACCTTGCGCCAGATGGGGGAGATCGCGAAGTGGGTGTTCCGGGATGAGCAGCTGGTGAGTCAAATGGCTCGTTTGGAAGAAGAAATACGACATGGCATTTCCCTGTACGGTACTTACCGTCATCCGGAGTATGGACAGATATATGCCTATGAGACGGACGGTTACGGCAACTTTTGTCTGATGGATGATGCGGGCACACCTGGACTGATGTCCATACCGTATATGGAGTATGCTTCGATTGAAGACAAGGTGTATCAGAACACACGTCGATTTATTCTGAGTAAGGAAAATCCGTTCTATTATGAAGGGAAGGTAGCCAAAGGTATCGGCAGCCCCCATACCCCTCCGGGATACATCTGGCATATGGCGCTATCCATGCAGGGTCTGACCGCAGACAATGACGAGGAAATACTGGCGATGATTGAATTACTGGAGAACACAGATGCGGGTACTGGATATATGCATGAGGGTTTCCACGCCGATGATCCAAACACGTTCACTAGACCATGGTTTGCCTGGTCCAACAGCCTGTTCTCGCAGTTGGTGTACAAGGCAATGAAAAAAGGAATTCTATAAAATGATGAAAGTTCAAAAAAATACTCACTGCTCGCGAAGCAGCCGTTCCGGTTACGAATCGTTCTTTTGATCGCTGTTATCCCCGGATTTCCTGATCGACTTTTGTAAAGTCGAAATCCGGTGATAAGCGTATGCTTCCGATGCAGCTTTCTTTCAGAAAGCTTTTAGGCGAACACTTTGCTTCTTCAGAATCGATTTCGTTCCCTGCACTACTTTTAC
This Paenibacillus xylanexedens DNA region includes the following protein-coding sequences:
- a CDS encoding AEC family transporter; translated protein: MIADIMLEVVLPVFLLIAVGSWMQKVFKLDLYTLAKINFYCITPAAVFMSMYHSDMSGELLGTVTLFYAIYVSILYIVGSVFARSLRMNKGMKAAFNNSIMLDNAGNYGLPINALVFRGDPLASSIQALVMSLQALLTFTYGVLSIQGAKLKGNYRAVIIGFLKMPVPYALLLGILLHMWKVPLPTFLSMPLTYAQQSMVAVALLTLGAQIVKYPIQLYRLDVYISTFLRLLIGPAIGISIVLLLGLEGISAQALIIASGMPTGVNASILAEEYDNEPDFAAQTVLISTLLNIITITALISYAKTF
- a CDS encoding mismatch-specific DNA-glycosylase, translating into MIPDHLDVGLSILFIGFNPSITSGETGHHYAYKGNRFWRILERSGLTPRLYDAQEDGELLKLGYGFTNIVARPTRGMEDITKEEYAEGRQILRQKLEEYRPDIACFVGKGVYTQYSKRAKVQWGFQDDPVVKEIQEFVAPSSSGLVRMSMDEIVAIYSQLADFVAEKNRED
- a CDS encoding RNA polymerase sigma factor yields the protein MNQQIPEEELIQRIVAGDKQLFSVLVDRYKNKIYGIMRGMGASHPDAQDLAQDTFIRIYRYLPSRREGRSFSSWVYTIAVNRMRDFIREKKPVMSSVDQGIEPVSNETPEKRVLHKEMQREIYRQLEQLPESYRLVLLLKYTNELSYEEIADITGMSSTKVRNALYRGKKTLRKQMERKGGVATYEAYFKG
- a CDS encoding DUF4179 domain-containing protein, encoding MKPISKDEDRLWEEHLYREEPDADFTLKVMQKLDDVSMENGEDEYPWSRKVPKTRWIYRTGIVAAAMLLFGGGAWLAWDRTGAPEQPVVSAVNIPRLPDIPVPTELREAFLTEDYKRLKPPGLVVNPNIQIEDQGYTFEIKDVLVDRSQIVFLTEQTSPDDIRIPVVTPEAGKIHITDVHGNLVAVPVVNSQPSGINYRKFVFQLNDVIPDQIVVRGELDFLKIPDYYDAGTNTTVKNNTTVDWSFEFNIDMTKAKAMATMTPMNNTYTTPEGLKLDMTQLVRTPNGTRLDVNVSLNDQLQAKVGEDWKEQMDILYHIEIPETNEYRIFNGSRPYTRQAKFRLRDLSEANENGGWLKLSETWDPAFVTVDAKNIRFVLDGYTLPVKEEKSIEIDLEQLPLKTTTFEQSGDSVVLNGYNFDAERGVYIPSGNGTDDQHSLVLLGSAEFSNEIVGDKWVAVDREGIEYPVSILNSFKEINNDEKYVTGDLKLMVHGLYQNSATKFTLKRSVVHREYRDVNWEVDLPSYDSLPWLK
- a CDS encoding LacI family DNA-binding transcriptional regulator; the encoded protein is MSRKVSIQTLADQLGLSKYAVSRALSGKTGVSEATRARVLELARALGYRQSTPGATNSPAAANHADPSDPPFVLICMNQLNRGEPHYWQRVLSGMISACNERSWHHAIVSPSLGVTDENTSPEKAIAPHLDWERCAGIIVMGAFPHTVLQRLSQTGRPIILVDHQEPLLNCDTISHDNLEAGITVARYLMSMNCQRIGLITDDGRAASFAQRKIGIELALNHFHVDTSHTTSFREWNIPYENGEWVNQLATTIQNMPDDKRPDAWIGVNDDIALQWMHKLKEMGISTPKDCLVIGIDNVHSAVTSSPPLTTVNLCKEELGQRAVEALQRRIERPGTPKETVMLSTTLIPRESA
- a CDS encoding glycoside hydrolase family 125 protein is translated as MEQFRLPKIPMPQLELPQAVQDILTEADERLQHRPRLLAQFRNCFPNTLETTTKLLDDGTTFVITGDIPAMWLRDSVEQVMHYVPLAKDDEKLQHIIGGLIKRHTFYADMDIYANAFNETANGWHWDANDETEMSPWVWERKFELDSLCFSMKLAYTYWRETELTDIFDERFKKVMENIVQLWETEQHHTERSSYRFMRRNCPAHDTLRNEGLGMPVNYTGMIWSGFRPSDDACDFHYNIPANMFAAVTLRQMGEIAKWVFRDEQLVSQMARLEEEIRHGISLYGTYRHPEYGQIYAYETDGYGNFCLMDDAGTPGLMSIPYMEYASIEDKVYQNTRRFILSKENPFYYEGKVAKGIGSPHTPPGYIWHMALSMQGLTADNDEEILAMIELLENTDAGTGYMHEGFHADDPNTFTRPWFAWSNSLFSQLVYKAMKKGIL